In one window of Syngnathus typhle isolate RoL2023-S1 ecotype Sweden linkage group LG7, RoL_Styp_1.0, whole genome shotgun sequence DNA:
- the LOC133157274 gene encoding early endosome antigen 1-like isoform X3 yields MVSQCFPSIPQNDGQMSSEDSVLEMKLKGSETVARLAAEIVDIKSRYDKEKSLREAADQKTELLQQENEKLQTELQATDEQVATLRRKVDDTTAAMQELGRENQSLRQSQSLARKWAEDHEVRNCMTCHKGFSVTVRKHHCRQCGKIFCAECSSRKALMPFSTKPVRVCETCFEELQG; encoded by the exons ATGGTGTCACAATGTTTTCCCTCAATCCCACAGAATGACGGACAGATGAGCTCAGAGGATTCAG tactaGAAATGAAGTTAAAGGGATCTGAGACGGTGGCCCGGCTGGCCGCAGAGATAGTAG ATATAAAGTCCCGTTATGACAAAGAGAAGAGTTTAAGGGAAGCTGCTGACCAGAAGACTGAGCTGCTTCAGCAAGAGAATGAGAAACTCCAGACTGAACTG CAAGCCACAGATGAGCAGGTGGCCACCCTGAGGCGCAAAGTTGACGACACGACGGCAGCCATGCAGGAGCTGGGCCGAGAGAACCAGTCCCTCCGG CAGTCCCAGAGTCTTGCCAGGAAATGGGCAGAGGATCACGAGGTGCGGAACTGCATGACGTGTCACAAAGGCTTCTCTGTCACTGTCAGGAAG CATCACTGCAGACAGTGCGGAAAGATTTTCTGCGCCGAGTGTTCGTCAAGGAAGGCCTTGATGCCGTTCTCCACAAAACCCGTGCGGGTTTGCGAGACGTGTTTTGAGGAGCTGCAAGGCTGA
- the LOC133157274 gene encoding early endosome antigen 1-like isoform X2, with product MSSEDSVLEMKLKGSETVARLAAEIVDIKSRYDKEKSLREAADQKTELLQQENEKLQTELQATDEQVATLRRKVDDTTAAMQELGRENQSLRVSEPQSLPFQRRAASYLLRLVLTIKQSQSLARKWAEDHEVRNCMTCHKGFSVTVRKHHCRQCGKIFCAECSSRKALMPFSTKPVRVCETCFEELQG from the exons ATGAGCTCAGAGGATTCAG tactaGAAATGAAGTTAAAGGGATCTGAGACGGTGGCCCGGCTGGCCGCAGAGATAGTAG ATATAAAGTCCCGTTATGACAAAGAGAAGAGTTTAAGGGAAGCTGCTGACCAGAAGACTGAGCTGCTTCAGCAAGAGAATGAGAAACTCCAGACTGAACTG CAAGCCACAGATGAGCAGGTGGCCACCCTGAGGCGCAAAGTTGACGACACGACGGCAGCCATGCAGGAGCTGGGCCGAGAGAACCAGTCCCTCCGGGTTAGTGAGCCACAGAGCCTACCTTTTCAGAGAAGAGCTGCTTCATATTTGCTGCGTTTGGTTCTTACGATTAAGCAGTCCCAGAGTCTTGCCAGGAAATGGGCAGAGGATCACGAGGTGCGGAACTGCATGACGTGTCACAAAGGCTTCTCTGTCACTGTCAGGAAG CATCACTGCAGACAGTGCGGAAAGATTTTCTGCGCCGAGTGTTCGTCAAGGAAGGCCTTGATGCCGTTCTCCACAAAACCCGTGCGGGTTTGCGAGACGTGTTTTGAGGAGCTGCAAGGCTGA
- the LOC133157274 gene encoding early endosome antigen 1-like isoform X1, producing MVSQCFPSIPQNDGQMSSEDSVLEMKLKGSETVARLAAEIVDIKSRYDKEKSLREAADQKTELLQQENEKLQTELQATDEQVATLRRKVDDTTAAMQELGRENQSLRVSEPQSLPFQRRAASYLLRLVLTIKQSQSLARKWAEDHEVRNCMTCHKGFSVTVRKHHCRQCGKIFCAECSSRKALMPFSTKPVRVCETCFEELQG from the exons ATGGTGTCACAATGTTTTCCCTCAATCCCACAGAATGACGGACAGATGAGCTCAGAGGATTCAG tactaGAAATGAAGTTAAAGGGATCTGAGACGGTGGCCCGGCTGGCCGCAGAGATAGTAG ATATAAAGTCCCGTTATGACAAAGAGAAGAGTTTAAGGGAAGCTGCTGACCAGAAGACTGAGCTGCTTCAGCAAGAGAATGAGAAACTCCAGACTGAACTG CAAGCCACAGATGAGCAGGTGGCCACCCTGAGGCGCAAAGTTGACGACACGACGGCAGCCATGCAGGAGCTGGGCCGAGAGAACCAGTCCCTCCGGGTTAGTGAGCCACAGAGCCTACCTTTTCAGAGAAGAGCTGCTTCATATTTGCTGCGTTTGGTTCTTACGATTAAGCAGTCCCAGAGTCTTGCCAGGAAATGGGCAGAGGATCACGAGGTGCGGAACTGCATGACGTGTCACAAAGGCTTCTCTGTCACTGTCAGGAAG CATCACTGCAGACAGTGCGGAAAGATTTTCTGCGCCGAGTGTTCGTCAAGGAAGGCCTTGATGCCGTTCTCCACAAAACCCGTGCGGGTTTGCGAGACGTGTTTTGAGGAGCTGCAAGGCTGA
- the LOC133157274 gene encoding early endosome antigen 1-like isoform X4, whose protein sequence is MVSQCFPSIPQNDGQMSSEDSVLEMKLKGSETVARLAAEIVDIKSRYDKEKSLREAADQKTELLQQENEKLQTELQATDEQVATLRRKVDDTTAAMQELGRENQSLRSQSLARKWAEDHEVRNCMTCHKGFSVTVRKHHCRQCGKIFCAECSSRKALMPFSTKPVRVCETCFEELQG, encoded by the exons ATGGTGTCACAATGTTTTCCCTCAATCCCACAGAATGACGGACAGATGAGCTCAGAGGATTCAG tactaGAAATGAAGTTAAAGGGATCTGAGACGGTGGCCCGGCTGGCCGCAGAGATAGTAG ATATAAAGTCCCGTTATGACAAAGAGAAGAGTTTAAGGGAAGCTGCTGACCAGAAGACTGAGCTGCTTCAGCAAGAGAATGAGAAACTCCAGACTGAACTG CAAGCCACAGATGAGCAGGTGGCCACCCTGAGGCGCAAAGTTGACGACACGACGGCAGCCATGCAGGAGCTGGGCCGAGAGAACCAGTCCCTCCGG TCCCAGAGTCTTGCCAGGAAATGGGCAGAGGATCACGAGGTGCGGAACTGCATGACGTGTCACAAAGGCTTCTCTGTCACTGTCAGGAAG CATCACTGCAGACAGTGCGGAAAGATTTTCTGCGCCGAGTGTTCGTCAAGGAAGGCCTTGATGCCGTTCTCCACAAAACCCGTGCGGGTTTGCGAGACGTGTTTTGAGGAGCTGCAAGGCTGA